The following nucleotide sequence is from Pseudomonas putida S13.1.2.
GATCACCACAGCCCTGGGTACAGTGGGAAACCTGTGGGAGCTGGCTTGCCGGCGATTGGGCCGGTACAGGCAACAACTGTTATGAGGAGCTGTACATGACTACCCGCAAAATCAAGCTCGGCGCCCTGACCATGGGTTGTGGCGGCCCTGGCCGGCATAACCTGTGGCTCGACCCGGAACTGCCCGCCGATGCCAGCGTAAACATCGACTGGTACATCGATATCGCCCGCCAGGCCGAGGCGGCGCTGTTCGACCTCATGTTCATCGTCGACAGCCAGTACATCACCCCCGGCTCGCCGTCGCACTATCTCAACCGCCTCGAGCCGCTGACCCTGCTCTCGGCACTGGCCGTGACTACCCGCAACATCGGCCTGGTCGGTACTCTGACCACCTCTTACAACGAACCCTTCAACGTCGCCCGCCGCCTGGCCTCGCTGGACCTGATCAGCAAGGGCCGCGCTGGCTGGAATGTGGTCACCAGTGGTGATGCTGGCACCGCGGGCAACTATGGCCGTGACGAACACTACGATTACGACACCCGTTACGCCCGCGCACAGGAGCACGTGGCGGTGGTGCAGGGCCTCTGGCAGTCCTATGAAGACGGCGCGTTCCCACGCAACCGCGCCACCGGGCAGTTCCTCGATCCGAGCCGGATGCATGCCCTGCACCACAAGGGCGAGCACTTCTCGGTCGTAGGGCCATTGAATATCCAGCGCTCCCCCCAGGGCCAGCCGGTGATTTTCCAGGCCGGAGACTCGCAGCAAGGGCGCGAGCTTGGGGCAGCCACGGCAGATGTCATCTTTACCCATGCCGCCAGCATCGAGCAGGGTCAGGCGTTCTACCGCGATGTGAAAGACCGCGCTGTGCGGCTGGGGCGCGACCCCGAGCAGCTGCTGGTACTGCCTGGTGCCGAGATCTATGTGGGCGACACCGACGAACACGCCCGCGAGATCGAACGCCATTACCACAAGCAGGACCATAGTTTCGAGCTGGCCCTCAAGGAATTCGGGCGCAATTTCGGCTGGCACGACTTCAGCCAGTACGACCTTGATGCGCCGTTCCCGCAGGAAAGCCTGGAGCACGCACGCAGCAGCTTCTTCACCAACGCCAAGCGCATCGCCGACCAGGCACGGGAGCAGGGGTTCAGCTTGCGCCAGGCGGTGGAGTTCGGCCGTAAGCTGCGCCCAGGGGCTTTCGTTGGCTCGGCCGAAACAGTAGCGGCAAAAATGACCGAGTGGTTCGAGGCGCGGGCCCTGGATGGCTACAACATCTACATCGGCCACCCAGGGCAGTTCCGCCGGTTTACCCAGGAGGTGGTGCCGCTGTTGCAGGAGCGCGGGGTGTACCGTACAGCTTACGAGGGCAGCACGCTGCGCGAGAGCCTGGGCCTGACCATTCAGTGAATGCTTGAGGCCAGTTCGAAGATCGGCATGTACATCAGGATCACGATCAGGCCGATCAGCAGGCCGATGAAGGTCATCAGCAGCGGTTCGAACAGTTTCACGAACCATTCCACCCAGCGGCCGATTTCCTGGTCATGGAAGTCGGCGCAGCGTTCCAGCATCTCGCCCAGGTTGCCGGACTGCTCGCCCGCCCGTAGCAGGCGCAGCGACACCGGCGTAACCAGGTGCCCGGCTTCCAGCGCATCGGACAGTGGCAGCCCTTCGCCCACCCGTTGGCTGGCCTGTCCCAGGCCCTGGGCTGCTGCACTACCGAGCAGGCCGCGGGCCATGCCCATGGCGGTAAGGATGGGAATGCCGCCTTGCAGCAGGATGCCCAGCGAGCGATAGAAGCGCGCAAGCTCGTACATCATCAAGCGTTGGTGCAGCGCCGGCAGGCGGCGCAACTGGCAGGATGCCCAGCGCCGCACCCGTGGGTGGCGGCGTAGCAGCCACAGCGCCGTGACCCCACCGACCGTGCCCAGCGCCAGCGGCAGTTGCTGGGCATGCAAGAACAGCCCGATCTGCATCAATACCCGTGACAGCCACGGCAATTCGGTGCCCATGCCCTCGAACACCTGGCTGAAACGCGGCACCACGTAGCCGAGCAGGAACAGCACCACGCCGCCACCCACCAGCAACAGCAGCAACGGGTAGACCGAGGCCCCCACCAGCTTTTGCCGTACCAGGTCCAGGCGCTGGCGGTAGCTGATGTAGCGCGTAAGGGCATCGCCCAGCGCACCGGTGCGTTCGCTGGACTGCACCAGCGCCACATACAGCGGCGGAAATATCCGCGGTTGCTGGCCCAGGGCCTGGGACAGCGAACGGCCTTCGTACAGCTGGCGTACCAGCTCGGCCAGCACCTTGCGTGTGGCAGATGCAGGGGCCTTTTCTGCCAGGCTCTCCAGTGCGTCGATCAGCGGCAGGCCGGCATTGAGCAGGGTCGACAGTTCCTGGCTGAACAGCACCAGGTCGAATGCCGCTTCGCGTCGCCAGGCCATGCCGCGCAAGGCGCCGCCGTTGCTGCGCAGGCTGAGCACGCGCAGGCCTTGGTCCTCGGCCTGGCGGCGGGCCTGGTCGGCGTCCTCGGCGTCGATCTGCAACTGCACCACGCCCTGTCTGCCCAGGGCCTTGAGGCTGTAGCGCATGGCCACTCTCCTTACTGCCAGCTGGTAATTTCGGCGTTTTCCCCGTCACCGCCGGGCTGGCCGTCCTTGCCCATCGACAGCAGGTCGTATTCACCGCCGTTTTCGCCCGGTTGCCGGTAGATGTAAGGGCGGCCCCACGGGTCCTGCGGCACGGCCTTCTGCAGGTACGGGCCGGTCCAGCGGGCTTCGCCACTGGGTGCGATTACCAGGGCCTGCAGGCCTTGCTCACTGTTGGGGTAGTGGCCGACCTCCAGGCGATACAAATCCAGCGCCTTGCTCAGCCCCTCTATCTGCGCCCGCGCCACCTTGGCTTCGGAGCGACCGAGCTGGCTGAAGTACTTGGGGGCGACGATGCCGGCCAACAGGCCGAGCACCACCAGCACCACCAGGAGTTCGAGCAGGGTGAAGCCACGTTGCGGGTTGGTTCTGCGCTGCATGGTGAAGCCCTCCACTGCATGGGGACACAGGTTGACAGGCACCATGCAACAGCCGTGCACGTCTGCCTCGGCGCCTTGCGCCATGCGGTACAGGAAGCGGCACAGTGCTTGCGTCGTGGTCATCGACCTCGGGTTTCCGGGGCATTTCCCCCACTTCGGGGGCCACGACGAAGAGGCGACCGTCATGCGTGGACTCATCCTCGGTTTGATCTGGCTGGCGGCAGGTGCCGCCCAGGCCGATGTGTACATCTCCATCGATGCCAAGGGCGGCTACGTACTGACCAACGTCCATCGACCCGGGCGCCACTATGAAAAGGTGATCAACGAGCCGCTGGCCCAGGCTGGCCCGGCCAATGCGCAGATGATCACTGGCCGCCCTTACGCCGAGGTGGTCGCCACGGCAGCGCGCATCCACAACGTGCCACCGGCGTTGCTGCATGCGCTGATCAAGGCCGAGTCCGGCTACAACCCGAAGGCCCGGTCGTCTGCCGGCGCGGTAGGGCTGATGCAATTGATGCCGGATACCGCACGTGAGATGGGCGTGGAAGATCGCCTGGACCCCGAAGACAACGTGCAGGGCGGGGCACGCTACCTCAAGCAGATGCTCACACTGTTCGACAACGACATCACCCTGGCCGTGGCGGCTTACAACGCCGGCCCGGATGCCGTAATGCGGCGCGGCGCTGTGCCGCCGTTTGCCGAGACCCGGCGCTATGTGCCCACGGTGCTGCGCGAATACCGCAAGCTGCAGGGGTTGGCGAATGATTCGCCACTGTAATAGCTTGTCAGAGGTTACGCGGTCCCTGTAGGAGCGGCCTTGTGCCGCGAAAGGGCCGCAAAGCGGCCTCGGCAATTGTGCATTGTTGCCAAGACACCGGGGGCGCTTCGCACCCCTTTCGCGACACAAGGCCGCTCCTACAGACAGCGTGAACAAAGTGAAAAAAACGTTACCCTTCGGCGGTTGCCATCAATTTAGCACTACGGTTTCCCCAGGTCTGGGCTATAACCTTCTGAAGGTGCCCAGCTGTGGAGCCCGCCATGGACATCGCCCCTCGTTCCGACGCCATCGAAGTGCCTGCCGGTAACGAGCTGGCAGCCGTACGCAAGCCGTTCAACCTGCTGCGTTGGTATGCCTGGGTCAGCCTGGCCATCATTCTTTCGGTGGCTGCCGGACTGGGGCTGATTTCCAGCCGTTTCATCATTGATGAGAGCGTTGAGCGCGATGCCTTGCTCACGGCACAGTTCATCACCTCCATCGCCGACGCCGAAGTACGCCATGTGTCGATCCCCAACGTGCGTACCATGGGCGAGCTGCTTGACCCGCGCACCGACCGCAGCAACCTGCCGGACGTCGACCCGGATGCCCGGCGCAAGGCCCGCGGCGAGTTCCTCGACCATATCGCCCACCTGCCAGACATGCTGCTGGCCAATATCTATGCCCCGGACCGTACGGTGATCTGGTCCACCAACCCGGCGCTGATCGGCAAGCTGATTGACAGCGACGACGACCTGGAGCGGGCTTTCGAGTACAAGATGCGAGTCTCGGCCAGCTATCACAACTTCGAACAGGCCCGTGCCGAGCAAAAGTTTGTCACCCTGCCCAAGCAGCTGTTCATCGAGAACTATATTCCGCTGTTCGATGCCGACGGCGAGCACGTAACGGCGATGGTCGAGATCTATAAAGAGCCCCGTGACCTGATTGTGCGCATCGAGCATGGCCTGATACTGATCTGGCTGGCGATCACCATCGGCGCCGCGCTCGTCTACGTCGGCCTGTACGGCATCATGCACCGCGCTGCACGGTTGCTGGCGGTGCAGCAGAAGCGGCTGATCAACAACGAAACCTATGTGGCACTGGGCGAGGTGTCCTCGGCGGTGGCCCACAGCCTGCGAAACCCGCTGGCCAGTATCCGCTCCAGTGCCGAGCTCGCCCAGGCGTTCGACGAAGGCCCGGCGCAGCGCAATATCAACGACATCATCAGCCAGGTTGATCGGATGTCGCAGTGGATTCGCCAGATGCTGCAGTCACTGCGTCCGCTGAACGATGAGGCGGTTGCGGTGGACTTGGCGCTGGCCTTGCAAGAAAGCCTCCAGGCCTACGCCGTGCCGCTGGCGCGGGGCGGGGTGAGCCTGGACCTGCAACCGTTACCGGCGGTACAGGTATTGGGGCATCCGGCGTTACTGCGGCAGATTTTTAGTAGCGTGATCGCCAATGCCCTGGAATCGATGGAGCAGGGCGGCCGGTTGCGTGTCGAGGTGGTACGCCATGACCGCCGTAGCCTGACCCTGCGCCTGTCTGACAATGGCAGGGGCATGAATGAGATGCAGCAGCGCATGGCTTTCCGGCCGTTTTTTACCACCAAGCAGGGTGGGCTGGGGGTGGGGCTGGTGCTGGTGAAGCGCATCATGGAACGCTTTGGCGGCACAGTGAGGCTTAGCAGCAGTGAGGGCCATGGCACGCGGGTGTCGTTGAATTTCCGCTTGGCAAGAATTTGATGTTTAGCGGTAAGAATAGGATTTAACCCGTTGATATGCTTGTGATTATTTTTTTGGGTAATTAACACCCAAATGTGGGGCCGCTTCTTTGGGTCGGATTTGACAATGTCACTTAAGGTCTTGAAAAGTTTAGCTTTAGGTTTTTCGAGTGGCGGCTGGCCGACTTCTTGCTACGTCATTCACGCAGCGCAATACACAATAAATGGCAGCCATGGCTGCCCAGGCGGGGTGCTATCAACGGGCTGCCGTGATTGTTGGCCTTGATGCATTTCTGAACGGACGCCCTGTGCGGGAACCACGCGATGCAGATGCTGGAAAACGAAGTTCGCGACAAGGCCAGTGCGACTGCCAGCGGTCTGGCCGTGCCATTGCGTGAGTTCAACCTGCTGCGCTGGTTTTCGGTCATCAGCCTGTTGATCATCACTGCGGTGGCGGGCGGGCTGGGTTATGTGTCCACGCGCTTCGTGGTACGCGATAGCGTGCAGCGTGATGCAATGCTGACCGCCCAGTTTATCCAGGCCATGGCCCAGGCCGAGGTGCGCCATTCGCAGTTGCCACCGGGCACCACCATGGGCGAACTGCTTGACCCGCGCCTGGACCAGCAGCACCTTCAGTTCACCCCGGCACTGGCCGAATCGACCCGGGTCGAATTCCTCGACCATGTCGAGCACCTGCCTGATACCTTGCTGGCCAATGTCTACGCTCGCGACCGCACCATCGTCTGGTCCACCAACGTCGAGCTGATCGGCAAGCGGATAGAGGCCGATGGCGATCTGGATCGTGCTTTCCGTTCGCGCAAGGCGGTGTCGGCCAGTTACCACAAGGCTGAGGATGATCGCGAAGAGCAGAAGTTCCTGCGCGAACCGCGCTACCTGTTCATCGAAAACTACATACCCCTGTTCGATAGCCAGGGTGAACAGGTGATGGCCATGGTGGAAATCTACAAGGAGCCGCAGGACCTGATACGGCGCATCCAGCGCGGCTACGTGCTGATCTGGGCGTCGACGCTGGTGGGCGGGGCGCTGATCTACTTCGGGCTGTTCTGGATCGTACGCCGGGCGGCGCAGATGCTGCATCTGCAACAGGACCGGCTGGTGGCCAGTGAAACCTACGTGGCCTTGGGCGAGATGTCGTCTGCAGTGGCGCACAGCCTGCGCAACCCGCTGGCCAATATTCGTTCCAGCGCCGAACTGGCCCAGGAAATCGCCAACCCCGCGGCGCAGAAGAACATTACCGACATCATCAGCCAA
It contains:
- a CDS encoding LLM class flavin-dependent oxidoreductase; translation: MTTRKIKLGALTMGCGGPGRHNLWLDPELPADASVNIDWYIDIARQAEAALFDLMFIVDSQYITPGSPSHYLNRLEPLTLLSALAVTTRNIGLVGTLTTSYNEPFNVARRLASLDLISKGRAGWNVVTSGDAGTAGNYGRDEHYDYDTRYARAQEHVAVVQGLWQSYEDGAFPRNRATGQFLDPSRMHALHHKGEHFSVVGPLNIQRSPQGQPVIFQAGDSQQGRELGAATADVIFTHAASIEQGQAFYRDVKDRAVRLGRDPEQLLVLPGAEIYVGDTDEHAREIERHYHKQDHSFELALKEFGRNFGWHDFSQYDLDAPFPQESLEHARSSFFTNAKRIADQAREQGFSLRQAVEFGRKLRPGAFVGSAETVAAKMTEWFEARALDGYNIYIGHPGQFRRFTQEVVPLLQERGVYRTAYEGSTLRESLGLTIQ
- a CDS encoding type II secretion system F family protein; translation: MRYSLKALGRQGVVQLQIDAEDADQARRQAEDQGLRVLSLRSNGGALRGMAWRREAAFDLVLFSQELSTLLNAGLPLIDALESLAEKAPASATRKVLAELVRQLYEGRSLSQALGQQPRIFPPLYVALVQSSERTGALGDALTRYISYRQRLDLVRQKLVGASVYPLLLLLVGGGVVLFLLGYVVPRFSQVFEGMGTELPWLSRVLMQIGLFLHAQQLPLALGTVGGVTALWLLRRHPRVRRWASCQLRRLPALHQRLMMYELARFYRSLGILLQGGIPILTAMGMARGLLGSAAAQGLGQASQRVGEGLPLSDALEAGHLVTPVSLRLLRAGEQSGNLGEMLERCADFHDQEIGRWVEWFVKLFEPLLMTFIGLLIGLIVILMYMPIFELASSIH
- the gspG gene encoding type II secretion system major pseudopilin GspG — translated: MQRRTNPQRGFTLLELLVVLVVLGLLAGIVAPKYFSQLGRSEAKVARAQIEGLSKALDLYRLEVGHYPNSEQGLQALVIAPSGEARWTGPYLQKAVPQDPWGRPYIYRQPGENGGEYDLLSMGKDGQPGGDGENAEITSWQ
- a CDS encoding lytic transglycosylase domain-containing protein, with amino-acid sequence MRGLILGLIWLAAGAAQADVYISIDAKGGYVLTNVHRPGRHYEKVINEPLAQAGPANAQMITGRPYAEVVATAARIHNVPPALLHALIKAESGYNPKARSSAGAVGLMQLMPDTAREMGVEDRLDPEDNVQGGARYLKQMLTLFDNDITLAVAAYNAGPDAVMRRGAVPPFAETRRYVPTVLREYRKLQGLANDSPL
- a CDS encoding sensor histidine kinase codes for the protein MDIAPRSDAIEVPAGNELAAVRKPFNLLRWYAWVSLAIILSVAAGLGLISSRFIIDESVERDALLTAQFITSIADAEVRHVSIPNVRTMGELLDPRTDRSNLPDVDPDARRKARGEFLDHIAHLPDMLLANIYAPDRTVIWSTNPALIGKLIDSDDDLERAFEYKMRVSASYHNFEQARAEQKFVTLPKQLFIENYIPLFDADGEHVTAMVEIYKEPRDLIVRIEHGLILIWLAITIGAALVYVGLYGIMHRAARLLAVQQKRLINNETYVALGEVSSAVAHSLRNPLASIRSSAELAQAFDEGPAQRNINDIISQVDRMSQWIRQMLQSLRPLNDEAVAVDLALALQESLQAYAVPLARGGVSLDLQPLPAVQVLGHPALLRQIFSSVIANALESMEQGGRLRVEVVRHDRRSLTLRLSDNGRGMNEMQQRMAFRPFFTTKQGGLGVGLVLVKRIMERFGGTVRLSSSEGHGTRVSLNFRLARI
- a CDS encoding sensor histidine kinase, translated to MQMLENEVRDKASATASGLAVPLREFNLLRWFSVISLLIITAVAGGLGYVSTRFVVRDSVQRDAMLTAQFIQAMAQAEVRHSQLPPGTTMGELLDPRLDQQHLQFTPALAESTRVEFLDHVEHLPDTLLANVYARDRTIVWSTNVELIGKRIEADGDLDRAFRSRKAVSASYHKAEDDREEQKFLREPRYLFIENYIPLFDSQGEQVMAMVEIYKEPQDLIRRIQRGYVLIWASTLVGGALIYFGLFWIVRRAAQMLHLQQDRLVASETYVALGEMSSAVAHSLRNPLANIRSSAELAQEIANPAAQKNITDIISQVDRMSRWVRDLLVSLRPLSDEAEAVDLVAAIEDTHLAFVQQIERNGVRFHFEGPDEQWVASQPLQLTQILNSLFSNALEAMPAGGMLTAQVNVQEGQRAEFVLTDTGKGMSQQQERMVFKPFFTTKQGGLGVGLALVKRIMERFGGSVSLSSREEEGTRVSLTFNIAAGGDHGAQHPGSRG